A region from the Lycium barbarum isolate Lr01 chromosome 8, ASM1917538v2, whole genome shotgun sequence genome encodes:
- the LOC132606789 gene encoding acyl-coenzyme A oxidase 4, peroxisomal-like isoform X1 — protein sequence MKVPSTIIQEEMIKEARSSYFDLPALDVSTAFPQATPASVFPTCTSDYYQFDDLLTPEEKAIRVKVRECMEKEVAPIMTTYWEKAEFPFEVVPKLGALHISGGTIKGYGCPGLSITGSAVALAEIARVDASCSTFILVHSSLAMLTIGLCGSEMQKQKYLPSLAELSTVACWGLTEPDYGSDASALRTTATKVEGGWILEGQKRWIGNATFADVLVIFARNTATNQINGFIVKKDAPGLQATKIENKIGLRIVQNADILFKKVFVPDEDRLPGVNSFKDTNKVLAVSRVMVSWQPIGIAMGVYDMCHRYLKERKQFGAPLAAFQINQQKLVQMLGSIQAMVLVGWRLCKLYESGKMTPGQASLGKSWITLRARETVSLGRELLGGNGILADFLVAKAFCDLEPIYTYEGTYEINTLVTGREITGLPSFKPAASRPKSRL from the exons ATGAAAGTTCCATCTACTATAATTCAAG AGGAAATGATTAAAGAGGCGAGAAGCTCCTATTTTGATTTACCAGCATTGGATGTTTCCACTGCATTTCCTCAAGCAACACCAGCTTCCGTCTTTCCTACATGCA CTTCGGACTATTATCAGTTTGATGATCTCTTGACTCCTGAAGAGAAAGCCATCAGAGTCAAAGTGAGAGAGTGCATGGAAAAAGAAGTTGCTCCTATAATGACAACG TACTGGGAGAAAGCAGAGTTTCCGTTTGAAGTCGTTCCAAAACTTGGTGCTTTGCACATATCTGGTGGCACTATAAAG GGGTATGGTTGTCCAGGTCTATCAATTACTGGAAGTGCTGTTGCCCTAGCAGAAATTGCCAGAGTTGATGCAAGCTGCTCTACATTCATTTTGGTGCATTCATCTCTGGCAATGCTCACTATTG GACTATGCGGGTCAGAAATGCAAAAGCAAAAATACTTACCATCTCTGGCTGAACTTAGCACTGTAGCTTGCTGG GGTCTAACTGAACCAGACTATGGAAGTGATGCAAGTGCTTTGAGGACCACTGCCACAAAG GTTGAAGGAGGTTGGATCCTTGAAGGGCAAAAACGGTGGATAGGGAACGCTACTTTTGCGGATGTGTTGGTCATTTTTGCTAGAAACACAGCCACAAACCAGATAAATGG CTTCATAGTAAAGAAGGATGCTCCAGGCTTGCAAGCTActaaaatagaaaacaaaattgGGCTGCGGATTGTTCAGAATGCAGATATTCTCTTTAAGAAAGTGTTTGTTCCTGATGAGGATAGACTACCTGGTGTCAATTCTTTCAAGGATACAAACAAG GTGCTTGCTGTATCACGTGTCATGGTTTCATGGCAACCTATAGGCATTGCTATGGGTGTATATGATATGTGCCACAG GTATTTAAAAGAGAGGAAGCAGTTCGGAGCTCCATTGGCTGCTTTCCAGATCAATCAACAGAAGCTGGTTCAGATGTTGGGCAGCATTCAGGCAATGGTTCTTGTTGGTTGGCGCCTTTGCAAGTTGTACGAGAGTGGTAAAATGACTCCTGGTCAAGCTAGCTTGGGGAAA TCATGGATTACCTTGAGGGCTAGAGAGACCGTTTCTCTTGGACGCGAATTACTTGGTGGCAACGGAATCTTGGCTGACTTTCTAGTGGCAAAG GCATTCTGTGACTTGGAGCCCATCTATACATATGAGGGTACCTATGAAATCAACACCCTGGTAACAGGTAGAGAAATTACAGGTCTTCCTAGCTTCAAGCCAGCAGCATCGAGGCCAAAGAGCCGCCTGTAG
- the LOC132606789 gene encoding acyl-coenzyme A oxidase 4, peroxisomal-like isoform X2 — protein sequence MIKEARSSYFDLPALDVSTAFPQATPASVFPTCTSDYYQFDDLLTPEEKAIRVKVRECMEKEVAPIMTTYWEKAEFPFEVVPKLGALHISGGTIKGYGCPGLSITGSAVALAEIARVDASCSTFILVHSSLAMLTIGLCGSEMQKQKYLPSLAELSTVACWGLTEPDYGSDASALRTTATKVEGGWILEGQKRWIGNATFADVLVIFARNTATNQINGFIVKKDAPGLQATKIENKIGLRIVQNADILFKKVFVPDEDRLPGVNSFKDTNKVLAVSRVMVSWQPIGIAMGVYDMCHRYLKERKQFGAPLAAFQINQQKLVQMLGSIQAMVLVGWRLCKLYESGKMTPGQASLGKSWITLRARETVSLGRELLGGNGILADFLVAKAFCDLEPIYTYEGTYEINTLVTGREITGLPSFKPAASRPKSRL from the exons ATGATTAAAGAGGCGAGAAGCTCCTATTTTGATTTACCAGCATTGGATGTTTCCACTGCATTTCCTCAAGCAACACCAGCTTCCGTCTTTCCTACATGCA CTTCGGACTATTATCAGTTTGATGATCTCTTGACTCCTGAAGAGAAAGCCATCAGAGTCAAAGTGAGAGAGTGCATGGAAAAAGAAGTTGCTCCTATAATGACAACG TACTGGGAGAAAGCAGAGTTTCCGTTTGAAGTCGTTCCAAAACTTGGTGCTTTGCACATATCTGGTGGCACTATAAAG GGGTATGGTTGTCCAGGTCTATCAATTACTGGAAGTGCTGTTGCCCTAGCAGAAATTGCCAGAGTTGATGCAAGCTGCTCTACATTCATTTTGGTGCATTCATCTCTGGCAATGCTCACTATTG GACTATGCGGGTCAGAAATGCAAAAGCAAAAATACTTACCATCTCTGGCTGAACTTAGCACTGTAGCTTGCTGG GGTCTAACTGAACCAGACTATGGAAGTGATGCAAGTGCTTTGAGGACCACTGCCACAAAG GTTGAAGGAGGTTGGATCCTTGAAGGGCAAAAACGGTGGATAGGGAACGCTACTTTTGCGGATGTGTTGGTCATTTTTGCTAGAAACACAGCCACAAACCAGATAAATGG CTTCATAGTAAAGAAGGATGCTCCAGGCTTGCAAGCTActaaaatagaaaacaaaattgGGCTGCGGATTGTTCAGAATGCAGATATTCTCTTTAAGAAAGTGTTTGTTCCTGATGAGGATAGACTACCTGGTGTCAATTCTTTCAAGGATACAAACAAG GTGCTTGCTGTATCACGTGTCATGGTTTCATGGCAACCTATAGGCATTGCTATGGGTGTATATGATATGTGCCACAG GTATTTAAAAGAGAGGAAGCAGTTCGGAGCTCCATTGGCTGCTTTCCAGATCAATCAACAGAAGCTGGTTCAGATGTTGGGCAGCATTCAGGCAATGGTTCTTGTTGGTTGGCGCCTTTGCAAGTTGTACGAGAGTGGTAAAATGACTCCTGGTCAAGCTAGCTTGGGGAAA TCATGGATTACCTTGAGGGCTAGAGAGACCGTTTCTCTTGGACGCGAATTACTTGGTGGCAACGGAATCTTGGCTGACTTTCTAGTGGCAAAG GCATTCTGTGACTTGGAGCCCATCTATACATATGAGGGTACCTATGAAATCAACACCCTGGTAACAGGTAGAGAAATTACAGGTCTTCCTAGCTTCAAGCCAGCAGCATCGAGGCCAAAGAGCCGCCTGTAG